The Sinorhizobium sp. B11 genomic interval TCGGGAAAATCGACGACCGGTCGGGCAATCATGCGCCTCCTGTCGGCGGGTGCCACCGTCTCCGCAAAGCGCCTCGACCTTGACGGCAGTCCGCTTCTGTCGCTCTCCGAGAGGCAGATGGGAAAGATACGCGGCAAGGATATCGCGCTCATCATGCAGGACCCTCGCTATTCGCTCAATCCCGTGCTGACAGTCGGCAAGCAGATCGCTGAAGCGGCCCGCCTGCATCTCAATCTGCGTGGCGCAGCAGCGACTGCTGCGGCCAAAGCGATGCTCGAGCGCGTTCGCATCCGCGACGCGGAGCGCGTCATGGCGCAGTATCCGCATCAGATATCCGGCGGCATGGGCCAGCGTGTGATGATTGCAATGATGCTTCTCGCCAAGCCGAAGCTCGTCATCGCAGACGAGCCGACTTCGGCGCTCGATGTCAGCGTGCGCAAAGACGTGCTGACGCTGCTTGACGAACTCGTCCGAGAGAATGATTCCGGCCTGCTGCTGATCAGTCACGATATCCGCATGGTCTCCGCCTTCTGTGAGCGAATCATCGTCATGTATGCAGGGCGCATCGTCGAAACGCTGACACGGCTGGAAGATGCCAGCCATCCCTATACGAAGGGCCTGATCGCCGCGATGCCGGATCCGCGACATCCCGTCCGGCGGCTTGCGGTTCTCGACCGCTCGAAGATCGACCTGGAGAGAGCATGATGATCGAAGTCCGCGACCTCAACGTCACGTTCACATCCGGCAAACGGCAAAACCATGTCGTCAAGGACATCAGCTTCAGCGTCGCGCGTGGGGGAACTCTGGGTATCGTCGGTGAGTCCGGCTGCGGCAAGTCCACCGTCTTGCGATGCCTGTCGGGCATGGAAAAAGGCTGGTCGGGAGAAATCGCGCTCGCTGGTCGCATGGTCGGCAAGTCGAGAAACCTTGACGACCTCAAATGCGCTCAGATGGTGTTCCAGGATCCTTACGGTTCGCTGCATCCGCGCCACCGGATCGGCACAGCCCTCGCCGAACCCTTGCGGGCTATGGGCAGGCAGGAGATTTGGCAAACCGTGGAGCGTTCTCTGCGCCAGGTCGGTCTGCCGGCCGCATTCGCAAACCGGTTTCCCCACGAACTTTCCGGCGGCCAGCGCCAGCGCGTGGCCATCGCAAGAGCGCTGATCCTGTCGCCGCCGATCCTGCTCCTCGACGAACCGACTTCGGCGCTCGATGTGTCGATACAGGCCGAAATCCTGAACCTGCTGGCGGACCAGCGCGATGAGATGGGACTGACCTTCGTGCTCGTCAGTCACGATCTGGCGGTGATCGCCCATATGTGCGATCGCGTGCTGATCATGAAGGATGGCCGATTCATCGATGAGCTTTCGAAACGCGATTTGCAGGACGGGAAAACGCATGACGAATATGCGCGTGAGCTATTCGAAGCGACTTTCATCTGACACTCGTATTTTGGGATGACGTGACCGGGCCACTGTCGCGCCTCGCAGATCTTGGCGGATAGCTCAGTAACTGATCAGCGAATAGGGCGCATCATTCGATCCGAAGCGAGGCTGGACCCCGAGCAGCGGGGCTGCCCGACCAATGATTTCCTTCACCATCGGCGCGGCTGTGGAGGCTGCCGTCCGTCCGCCATGCTCACCGGTTTTCGGGGCGTCGATGATCGCAAGGACCATATATTTCGGCTTGTCCATTGGAAAAGCCGCAACGAAGGCGTTGAAGTTCAGGTCGCTGGCATAACGCCCATTGACGACCTTGTCGGCAGTCCCGGTTTTGCCGCCGACATTGAAGCCCTCGACCTGGGCGGCACGGCCTGAACCCTTCAGCCCGTTCCAGCTGAAGAGATAGCGCATATCGGCACTTGTGCTTTGCTTGACCACGGTTTTCGCCAGAGTTGCAGCTTGTTCGGGCGACCGTGGCAGGAAAGTTGGCGGAATGAGATTGCCGCCATTGATGAGAGATGCGGCGGCGGAGGCCGTCTGCAGCGGGGTCGTGGCGACGCCGTGACCGAAGGAGATCGTGACCGAATTGATCTTCTTCCATGTGCGTGGCTGCGTGGGCGTTGCGACGCCCGGCATCTCCGTCTCCACCTTCGACAAAAGTCCGAGCTTGGTCAGGAACTGTTGATGTCCCTCAATGCCTACCATGTCCGCGACCGCCGCGGTGCCGATATTGGACGAATACTGAAAGACCTCCGGGATCGACAGTGGCCTGTGCTTGCCTTTGAAGTCCTTGATCGTGAAGCCGCCCATTCGGATCGGACGCGATGCATCGACGACGGAGTTGAGAGTGATCTTTTCCGCATCGAGGCCCATCGCCAAGGTGAAGCTCTTGAAGGTCGAGCCCATCTCGAATGTCGCATTGCTGATCCGGTTGAACCAGCCTTTCTCGTAATCCTTGTCTACGCTGCCGTCCGCCAATGTGCGTGATGGCTCATTCGGATCATAATCCGGCACCGAGGCCATCGCCAGGACCTCGCCTGTCTCGACGTCGAGAACGAGTGCGCCGGCGGCTTCCGCCTGATAGGCGTTCATCGCTTTGGCGGCGACTTCCCGGGCGAGGTTCTGGACGCGGATGTCGATCGATAGGCTGACGGGTTCAAGCGGAACTCCGGATGTCAGCCCCACAGCCCTCAGATCGGCCAGGCCTTGCTGGTCGAGATACCGCTCCATGCCGGCCAGTCCTTGATTGTCGACATTGACGTGACCAAGGATATGCGACGCAGCGCGCCCGCCGGGATAGAAGCGACGTTTTTCCGGTCTGAACCCTATGCCGGGAAGTCCAAGGGCAAGGATATCAGCTTGCTGCCTCGGCGTGAGTTGGCGCCGCAGCCACTGGAAGCCGCTGTCCATCTTGAGCTTCTTGTGGGTCTCCCTCCAATCGAGGCTCGGAATGACGACTGCGAGTTTCTCCACCACTTCGTCGGCGTCGATGATGCGACGGGGGTCTGCGTAGAGGGAAACCATGTTCAGGTCGGTCGCCAGAAGCTGGCCATTGCGATCGACGATGTCGGGCCGGGAGGCGACGCCGTTGGGATTGCCCAGCGAACTGGTGGTGGGCTCCTCGGCAAGCCCGTATTGGACAAGACGGCCGCCGATCAGAATAAACCCGCAGACGAAGGCGCCGATCAGAATGCCTAACCGTTGCCGCGTCTTGCCACTCCGCATCTTTCTCGTGCCCGGGATCCTGTCGTCAACGCCGATCCTCTGACGTTCGACGAGGATATGGGATCGACTTTTAATCTTCAGAATTCGGGAGATGATGGTCATTGAGCTGATCCAGAACAGGCGGCGGAAGTCGAAGAAGCACTTCCGAAAACGCGGTGCGTTTTCCGGCCTGTTTCTCCTGGGGCAAACTGCTGACTAGATTTGCGTGGAATTATTTAACAGTTCGTTAACCGTCGCTTCCAGATGTGCCACGGGCATGGCCGACGGCCACGTCAAGCCGTTGTATCGATCAATCGCTGCGCGGTGAATTTGTCGGTCACCAGCATGTCGATGACGCCAACACGCAGCGCGCCCGAGATCGCCGCCGTCTTCTTCGCACCGCCGGCCAGCGCGATGACGCGATCCACCCGCGCAAGATCCTCGAGCGGAAGGCCGATGACCCGGTCATCCAGCGGCGTCTTCACCGGTTTGCCGTCCTTGTCGAAAAAGCGCAGTGAAATGTCACCAACGGCGCCGGCCTCGGCGAGATCGGCAAGCTCCCGCGACGAAAAGATGTTGCCCGAACGAGCAAGCAATTCGGACGGCTCCACGGCGCCGATGCCGACAATGGCGAGCGTGATACTGCCGAACAAATCCATGGTCTCGCGGACGAAGGGATCTGACTGCATCAGGAGCCTGGCTTCCCTCGATGTCGTCACGCCCTGTACGGGAAGCAGCTTGGGTTCGGCTCCGGTGAGGCGTGCAAGGCGCGTCGTAAGCTGCGTGGCATGTGTCTGCACCGAAGGGTCGCCCATGCCGCCGAGGGTTTGCACGACGTATTTTACCTGGGCGCTTTTCTGCGGATGGATGTTTTCGACCATCTTGAAGATGGTCTGGCTCCAGCTCGAAACCCCGACGATCTCGCCAGGTGCAAGTGTGATCTCGAGAAGATGGGCTGCGGCTTCACCGATCCGGGCCATGATGGCGCCGTCCCGGTCCTCGCTGCACTCGACGACAATTGCTTCGGGAAGGTCGAACTTTTGACGCAGGGCTCCTTCGAGTTCACTGTAGGTGCCGACCGGCGGAATGACGCTGGTGCGAACAATGTCCTCGGCCTCGGCCCTCTTCAGCATTCGCGAGACCGTCGCCTGGGAAAGCCGCAGATGCTGCGCGATCTCCGCCTGCCGCCGCCCTTCGATGTGGTACATCTGGGCAACCCTGGAGATCAGGCGGAGTTCGTTGAGACGGGACATGGGCGATACCGGCTTGAATTTTTATTCACATTTAACCGGTGTCGGTCGCGACGTCGAGCGGGCCAGCGCATCATTCCATGTATTGAGAAGTCCGGTGCGATCGATCTCTTCGGGGCGGATCACTGTGGTGCTTCTCGGGAGTGCTTCGATCGCGTCGAGATCCTTCCACAGCCCGAGCGAAAGCCCGGCGAGATAGGCGGCACCGAGAGCGGAAGCCTCCGGCGCCTCGCACTGGATGACGGCATGTTCGATCAGGTTCGACACGCATTGCATCAGGAAGCGGTTCTGGCTCGGGCCGCCGTCGACATAAAGAGCGCCGAGCTTGCCGCCGCTCTGGGCGCGCATAGCGGCGATCACGTCATGCACCTGGCAGGCGATCGAATCCGTCACTGAGCGGGCCATCTGGGCGCGGGTCGTGGAAAAGTTGATCTGGGCGAAGAGCGCACGGGCGTCGGAATTCCAGTAGGGGGCGCCGAGGCCGACGAAGGCCGGCACGAATCCCGGTCCGCCCGGCTCAGCCGTCGCCGCAAGGTCGACGAGGGCTGCGACATCGGGAAGGCCCAGAATGTCGGCCATCCACGGAAGGCTTGCTGCCGAAACGAGAATGTTGCCCTCGAAGGCGAAGGTCGGCTCGCCGGCTATCCGCCAGGCGACCGTCGTGGTTATCCCGTTTTGCGGCGCGATGAAGCGCGGCAATGTCGTCATGACGGAGGAGCCGGTTCCGAACGTTACCTTGCCATCGCCGGGCTTGAAGGCCCCATGACCAAAGAGCGCCGCATGGCTGTCGCCGATAGCAGATCGGATCGGCGTGCCGTCCGGGATGCCGGGAAGGCCGCGCGTCGTGCCGAAATCGGCAGAACTGTCGAGCACTTCCGGCAGCAGGGCGATATCAACGCCGAAAATCTGGCCGAGTTCCTCACTCCAGACCTGCCAATTGAGGTCGAACAACTGGCTGCGGGCGGCATTGGAGGCATCGCAGACGTGGCGGCGCCCACCCGTCAGGCAATGGATCAGCCAACTGTCGACCGTGCCGAGGCGCACACGGCGCCCGGCTGGTACGCGATCGAGCAGCCAGCGGAATTTCGATCCGGGAAACATCGGGTCGAGTGGAAGGCCGGTCAGCGTTTCCACGCGGTCGAGATGACCTTCGGCGATCAGGCGCTCGCAGTCCGGCGCTGTGCGGCGGCACTGCCAGACCACCACCGGACCCAGTGCCTCGCCGCTCTCTGCATCCCACATCGTGACGGATTCACGCTGATTGGAAACTGCCACCGCCTCGACAGTAACGTCGGAAACTGTCTTCAGGCAGGCCTCGATCGCCTCGCAAACGGAGGCAAAGATGCGGCGGGGATCTTGCTCGACCCAGCCCGGCTGCGGATAGGAGATACCGACGGCGGCCGAGCCTCTGGCAAGCACCTCTCCGGTTTCGGAAACCAACACTGCCTTCGAATTGGTTGTGCCCTGGTCGATCGCCAGAATAGCCCGCATCATCTTCTCCTCAAACGAACGGCCGGGGCAGATGCGCGCCCCGGTGCAATAGACCTGCTATCAGATTATTTGCGCTTGATCAGCGCCTGGGCCGCATCGGCGATCGCCGCTGGCGCCATGCCGAATTCGTCAAGGAGGAATTCGGCCGAACCTGTCGGCGCATAGATGCCGGGAACACCAAGACGCTTCATCGGTACGGGCGCGTTGTCGACGACCACTTCGGCGATGGCGGAACCGAGGCCGCCGAAGATCGAATGCTCTTCCGCCGTCACGATCGCGCCAGTCTCGTTGGCCGCCGCAATGATGGCGGCCTCGTCGATCGGGCGAACCGTCGCCATGTTGAGCACGCGCGCCTTGATGCCGCGCCCAGCCAGGATTTCGGCGGCCTTCATCATGCGGTGGGTCAGCGTGCCGTTGGCAATCAGCGTGACATCAGAGCCTTCGCGCAGCAGGTTCGCCTTGCCGACTTCGAACCTGTGACCTTCAGGCAGCAGATCCGGAACGCCGACGCGCGAGAGGCGCAGGAAGCAGGGACCATTATAGCTTGCGGCCCACTCGACCGCGGCGGCAGTCTCGATGCGGTCGCAAGGGGCGATCACGGGCAGATTCGGCAGCACGCGCGTCCAGGCGAAATCCTCGATCGAATGATGGGTCGGGCCGAGTTCGCCGTAAGCCATGCCCGAGGAAATGCCGACGAGCTTGACGTTGGCATTGGAGTAGGAAATGTCGGCCTTGATCTGCTCGAGCGATCGGCCGGTCAGGAACGGAGAGGCGCCGCAGACATAGGGCAAGCGTCCGCCATTGGCGAGACCGGCGCCGACGCCAACCATGTTCTGTTCGGCGATGCCGACATTGACGAGGCGATCAGGGAATTTCGACTTGAAGCCGCCGAGTTTGGAGGAACCGACCGAGTCGTTGCAGACGGCGACGATGGTTTCATTCTCGGCGGCCAGGCGCTCGAGCGTCGCCGCAAAGGCATCGCGGCAGTCATAGAGCTTCGGTGGGTTTACGGGCGCGTTCATTAGAGTGCCTCCGACAGTTCTGCCAATGCGGTTTCATACTGTTCCTTGCTCGGAACCTTGTGATGCCAGTCGACGCGATCCTGCATGAAAGAGATGCCATGGCCCTTGTTGGTGTGCGCCACGATGCAATGGGGCCGGTCGGAGCGATGCTCGAGGGCGGGCACGATCGCGTGCATGTCGTTGCCGTTGATTTCGCTGACCTCCCAGCCGAAGGCCTCGAGCTTGGGGCGAAGCGGTGCGACATCGTTGGTGTCCGAGAGCGAAGCGCCCTGTTGGAACCTGTTGTGGTCGATGATCAAGGTCAGGTTGTCCAGGCGGAACTGGTATGCTGCCATGATGGCTTCCCAGTTCGAGCCTTCCTGCATCTCGCCGTCACCGGTGATGACATAGGTGTGGTATTTCGCACCTGAGAGTTTTGCCGCCTTGGCCATGCCGACAGCAACCGGCAGCCCGTGTCCGAGCGGGCCGGTATTCGTTTCGACGCCCGGCACCTTATTACAGTTCGGGTGGCCGTTCAGACGGGAATGCGGCTTCAGGAAAGTCGAGATTTCCTCTTCCGGAATGAAACCGCGCTTGGCGAGCGTGACATAGAGCGCGCAGGCCGTATGGCCCTTTGAAAGCACGAACCTGTCGCGATCGGGATGTCTGGGCTGATCGGGCCAGACGCGCAGCACCCGAAAATACAGCGCTGTGAGGAGATCGATCACCGACATCTCGCCACCGATATGGCCAGCGCCCGCCTCGTATACGGCCTGGAGGTCGCGCAGACGTATCTGGCGAGCAACACGTTCAAGTTCGGAAGGCTCCATCGTTTCCTCTCGTGCATAAATATTCACTATGTTATATTTTTGCATATGAGCGAGCTTAGTCAAGCCCCTTGTTGATTGTCCAGCCTCCAGTATCCGCAGAAAAGCCGGTTGACAGCATCTAAGCAAGTTGTTAATGAATTTTCCAGCAGGCATGAATAAATATTCTAGCTTGAGGAAATAGTGGCCGCCGGCCTTGATCTTTAGGGAGGAACGATGGTGGCGATCGACGTGAATGAACAGAGCCGGCCGTCCGGTACGTGGGTCAGCAAGCTCACGGGAGCAACCGGTCCGCTCATCGGACTGCTTTTGCTCTGCCTGTTCCTGACCTTCAGCACTGATACATTTCTCTCCGTCCGCAATGGTCTGAACATTCTCGACCAGATCACCGTGCTCGGGATCATGGCAGTCGGCATGACCTTCGTGATCCTGATCGGCGGCATCGACCTTTCGGTAGGCTCGGTCCTAGCTCTCGCGATGATGGTGATGGGCTGGACGGCGAATATCGCCGGTCTGCCGCTCGGCCTCGGCATCGTGGCGGCGCTTATTGCCTCGATGATCAGCGGCCTTATCGTCGGCATCATGGTCACCTGGTTCAGGGTCCCCGCCTTTATCGCGACGCTCGCGATGATGTCGGCTGCGCGCGGCGTGGCAAACATGATCACCGACGGCCAGCAGATCGTGGGCTTTCCTGACTGGTTCATGATGCTGGCCATTGACCGCCATTTCGGCATCCTGACTGCAACCGTCTTCCTGATGCTGGCAGTCGTCGCAGCTGCCTGGATTTTCCTGCACTTCCGCGCAGAAGGACGCATGCTCTATGCGGTCGGCGGCAATCCCGAAGTTGCCCGTCTTGCCGGCATCAATGTCCAGCTTGTGACTATTCTTGTGTACGTGGCGAGTGCCGCGCTTGCAGGTCTTGCCGGTATCGTTCTTGCTGCCCGTCTCGACTCTGCCCAGCCGTCCAGCGGCTTCGGCTACGAACTCGACACGATCGCAGCGGTCGTTATCGGCGGAACATCACTGTCGGGCGGTGCCGGCGGCATCGGTGGCACGCTGATCGGCGTCCTGATCATCGGTGTGCTGCGCAACGGCCTCAACCTGCTCAACGTCTCACCCTTCCTGCAGCAGGTCATCATCGGTGTCGTGATCGTTCTCGCGGTCGGCGCCGAGACAATCCGCAAGCGGCGCGCTGTCTGAACATCAGGCCCGCAGGTGATGCGGGCCGCGTGAAATTCCTCTCCGAAAGGTTTGGAGCGGATCTATTGCCCGAGGGGGAGGATACCCAAGGGTTCACTAACAACGGAGGAACTGACATGAAATTTGCGCGCACTCTGCTCGCGTCTGCTGCCCTGCTTGGTCTCAGCCTCGGATCCGTTCACGCGGCCGAAGTCAAGAAGCTTGGCCTTGCCGTCGCAAACCTGCAGGCAAACTTCTTCAACCAGATCAAGCAGTCGGTTGAAGACGAAGCCAAGAAGCGGGGCATCGAGGTCGTTACCGTCGACGCCAAGGGCGACGGCCCGACGCAGGTCAACCAGATCCAGGACCTTCTGACCCAGAACATCGACGCTCTCATCTATATCCCGGCTGGTGCAGCCGCGGCTACCGTTCCGGTGAAGCTTGCAAAGCAGGCAGGCATCCCGGTCGTCAACGTCGACCGCAATGCCGAAGGTGCTCCGGGCGACACGTTCCTGGCGACGGACTCCGTTGCCTCCGCCAAGGCGGTTTGCGACTACATCCTCAAGGAAGCCGGCGGCAAGGGCAAGATGGTCATCATCCACGGCCAGAAAGGCACCACGCCCGAGCTTGATCGTTCCAAGGGTTGCGCGGAATCCCTGAAGGCCAATCCGGACGTCAAGGTTGTTGCCGAACAGTATTCCAACAACTGGTTCCAGGACGAAGGCTTCCAGATCATGCAGAACATGCTGCAGGCCAATCCGGATGTCACGATCGTCTTCGCTCAGGCAGACGCGCTGGCGCTTGGTGCCGCCCAGGCAATCAAGGTTGCAAACCCTTCGCAGAAGATCGTCGTTGGCGGTTTCGATGGTGATACTGCCGCCCTCGAAGCTCTCAGCAAGGGTGTCTTCGATGTGACGGCCACGCAGCAGACCCAGAAGATGGGCCGCGAAGCCGTCGCTAACGCTATCAAGCTTGTCGCTGGCGAGAAGGTTCCGCCGGTTCAGCTTCTCGATGCGACGCTGACGACCAAGGAAAACGTAGCAGGCTTCATCGCCAACCATCCTTAATCAGCCGAAATCTCGAGGAGGTGTGCTGTGACCGAGCCGGTTCTTTCCCTGAGGGGCATATCCAAGCGCTACGGACCACTCCAGGTTCTGAAAAATGTGGACCTGGACGTCTATCCCGGCGAGGTGGTGGCACTTCTCGGTGAAAACGGCGCCGGCAAGTCGACGCTGTCAGGCATCATTGCCGGATCGCGCACACCTTCCGAGGGCTCGATGACATGGCTGGGGCAGTCTTATGCCCCGGCCGCTCCGCGCGAGGCGATCGACAAGGGCGTCGTGCTGATCCATCAGGAGCTGCAGCTTCTGCCGCATCTTTCCATCGCCGAAAATGTCTTTATCGGCCGATGGCCCATGAAAAATGGCGTCGTCGACCGCACCCAGATGGTCCGCCGTGCTCAGGAGCAACTTGCCCGGCTGAACCTGCACATTCCCGCGACCCGAAAGGTTGCCGGCCTTTCGACCGCCAATCAGCAGCTGATCGAGATTGCCAAGGCGCTGGCGCTCAACGCAAAACTCCTGATCCTCGACGAGCCGACCGCAGCCCTTGGCGGCGCGGAGACGGAGGCCTTGTTCGAGCAGGTCCGCAAGCTCCGCTCCGAGGGTGTCGGGATCATCTACATATCCCACCGCATGGAAGAGATCAAAAAGATCACCGACCGTATCGTCGTGCTTCGCGATGGAGAGCGCGTCCATGAATTTGCCGACAGCGCGACGCCGGTGCGCACGATCGTCGAAAGCATGGTCGGCCGCTCGCTCGATCGCATGTTTCCGACCCTTCCCGAGCCGACGAGCAGGCCCGTGCTTGAGGTGTCCGGCCTGACGTCGCCGGACGATTCCTTCCGCGATGTGAGTTTCGACGTTCATGCCGGCGAGATCCTCGGCATCGCCGGCCTAGTCGGCGCCGGTCGCACCGAGCTCGTGCGGGCGATTTCCGGTGCCGATCCAATCAGCGCCGGCTCGATCAGGCTGGAAGGCGAAGCGCTGAAGCTGCGCAGCCCTGCGGATGCGATCGCCAGGGGCATCGTGATGGTGCCCGAGGACCGCAAGGACCAGGGCCTCGTAGTTGCACATAAGATCAGCGAGAACATCATCTACGCCAATCTCGACAAGCTTGGCGGGCGCTGGCTCACCTCGGGCGTCAAACGCGTTTTCGCCGAAAAGGCGGTAACGAAATTCGGCGTGAAGGGGCGCGCAGAGCAATTCGCTTCCGATCTCTCGGGCGGCAACCAGCAGAAGGTCGTCATCGCCAAATGGCTGATGCGCGATCCCAAGGTCGTGGTGCTGGACGAGCCCACCCGCGGCATCGATGTCGGAGCCCGCGCCGGCATCTACGACATCATCGTCAACCTGGCCAAACAGGGTGTTGCTGTCATCGTCGTGAGCTCCGACCTCGAGGAGGTTCTCGGCGTGTCGAACCGCATTCTCGTGCTGGCGCAGGGCAAGCAGGCAGGCATTCTGAAGCGTGACGAGGCAAACGACGTCTCGGTCATGGAACTCGCGACAATCTAGGCAAGACAGAAAGGAAGAGCGGTGTCCGACATCTCTCTGAACGCACCAAAACTATTCGATCTCAGCGGCCAGGTCGCCATCGTAACCGGCGCCGGCAGCGGCATCGGGCAAAGGATCGCCATTGGTCTTGCCCAGTGCGGCGCCGATATAGCGCTTCTCGATCGCCGCACCGATGACGGCCTTGCCACCACGGCCAGCCATATCCGGGCTGCCGGCCGCCGCTCGATCGAGATTGCCGCCGATGTCACCAGCAAGTCGTCTCTGGCGGATGCGGTCGCCCGCACTGAAGCCGATCTCGGTGCTCTCTCGCTTGCCGTCAATGCCGCCGGTATTGCCAATGCCAATCCCGCCGAGGAGATGGAAGAGGATCAGTACCAGACGCTGATGGACATCAACCTGAAGGGTGTCTTCCTGTCCTGCCAGGCTGAAGCGCGGGCGATGTTGAAGAATGGCCGCGGGGCTATCGTCAACATCGCCTCCATGTCGGGCGTAATCGTCAATCGCGGTTTGAGCCAGGCCCATTACAATGCCTCGAAAGCGGGCGTGATCCATATGTCGAAGTCGTTCGCCATGGAGTGGGTCGGGCGCGG includes:
- a CDS encoding ABC transporter ATP-binding protein — protein: MRGPDMKPVLSIEDLNVSFGKNAVPAVSHVSFDIGRERVGIVGESGSGKSTTGRAIMRLLSAGATVSAKRLDLDGSPLLSLSERQMGKIRGKDIALIMQDPRYSLNPVLTVGKQIAEAARLHLNLRGAAATAAAKAMLERVRIRDAERVMAQYPHQISGGMGQRVMIAMMLLAKPKLVIADEPTSALDVSVRKDVLTLLDELVRENDSGLLLISHDIRMVSAFCERIIVMYAGRIVETLTRLEDASHPYTKGLIAAMPDPRHPVRRLAVLDRSKIDLERA
- a CDS encoding ABC transporter ATP-binding protein; the encoded protein is MIEVRDLNVTFTSGKRQNHVVKDISFSVARGGTLGIVGESGCGKSTVLRCLSGMEKGWSGEIALAGRMVGKSRNLDDLKCAQMVFQDPYGSLHPRHRIGTALAEPLRAMGRQEIWQTVERSLRQVGLPAAFANRFPHELSGGQRQRVAIARALILSPPILLLDEPTSALDVSIQAEILNLLADQRDEMGLTFVLVSHDLAVIAHMCDRVLIMKDGRFIDELSKRDLQDGKTHDEYARELFEATFI
- a CDS encoding penicillin-binding protein 2, with product MTIISRILKIKSRSHILVERQRIGVDDRIPGTRKMRSGKTRQRLGILIGAFVCGFILIGGRLVQYGLAEEPTTSSLGNPNGVASRPDIVDRNGQLLATDLNMVSLYADPRRIIDADEVVEKLAVVIPSLDWRETHKKLKMDSGFQWLRRQLTPRQQADILALGLPGIGFRPEKRRFYPGGRAASHILGHVNVDNQGLAGMERYLDQQGLADLRAVGLTSGVPLEPVSLSIDIRVQNLAREVAAKAMNAYQAEAAGALVLDVETGEVLAMASVPDYDPNEPSRTLADGSVDKDYEKGWFNRISNATFEMGSTFKSFTLAMGLDAEKITLNSVVDASRPIRMGGFTIKDFKGKHRPLSIPEVFQYSSNIGTAAVADMVGIEGHQQFLTKLGLLSKVETEMPGVATPTQPRTWKKINSVTISFGHGVATTPLQTASAAASLINGGNLIPPTFLPRSPEQAATLAKTVVKQSTSADMRYLFSWNGLKGSGRAAQVEGFNVGGKTGTADKVVNGRYASDLNFNAFVAAFPMDKPKYMVLAIIDAPKTGEHGGRTAASTAAPMVKEIIGRAAPLLGVQPRFGSNDAPYSLISY
- a CDS encoding sugar-binding transcriptional regulator, with translation MSRLNELRLISRVAQMYHIEGRRQAEIAQHLRLSQATVSRMLKRAEAEDIVRTSVIPPVGTYSELEGALRQKFDLPEAIVVECSEDRDGAIMARIGEAAAHLLEITLAPGEIVGVSSWSQTIFKMVENIHPQKSAQVKYVVQTLGGMGDPSVQTHATQLTTRLARLTGAEPKLLPVQGVTTSREARLLMQSDPFVRETMDLFGSITLAIVGIGAVEPSELLARSGNIFSSRELADLAEAGAVGDISLRFFDKDGKPVKTPLDDRVIGLPLEDLARVDRVIALAGGAKKTAAISGALRVGVIDMLVTDKFTAQRLIDTTA
- a CDS encoding FGGY-family carbohydrate kinase — protein: MRAILAIDQGTTNSKAVLVSETGEVLARGSAAVGISYPQPGWVEQDPRRIFASVCEAIEACLKTVSDVTVEAVAVSNQRESVTMWDAESGEALGPVVVWQCRRTAPDCERLIAEGHLDRVETLTGLPLDPMFPGSKFRWLLDRVPAGRRVRLGTVDSWLIHCLTGGRRHVCDASNAARSQLFDLNWQVWSEELGQIFGVDIALLPEVLDSSADFGTTRGLPGIPDGTPIRSAIGDSHAALFGHGAFKPGDGKVTFGTGSSVMTTLPRFIAPQNGITTTVAWRIAGEPTFAFEGNILVSAASLPWMADILGLPDVAALVDLAATAEPGGPGFVPAFVGLGAPYWNSDARALFAQINFSTTRAQMARSVTDSIACQVHDVIAAMRAQSGGKLGALYVDGGPSQNRFLMQCVSNLIEHAVIQCEAPEASALGAAYLAGLSLGLWKDLDAIEALPRSTTVIRPEEIDRTGLLNTWNDALARSTSRPTPVKCE
- a CDS encoding transketolase family protein produces the protein MNAPVNPPKLYDCRDAFAATLERLAAENETIVAVCNDSVGSSKLGGFKSKFPDRLVNVGIAEQNMVGVGAGLANGGRLPYVCGASPFLTGRSLEQIKADISYSNANVKLVGISSGMAYGELGPTHHSIEDFAWTRVLPNLPVIAPCDRIETAAAVEWAASYNGPCFLRLSRVGVPDLLPEGHRFEVGKANLLREGSDVTLIANGTLTHRMMKAAEILAGRGIKARVLNMATVRPIDEAAIIAAANETGAIVTAEEHSIFGGLGSAIAEVVVDNAPVPMKRLGVPGIYAPTGSAEFLLDEFGMAPAAIADAAQALIKRK
- a CDS encoding transketolase, translated to MEPSELERVARQIRLRDLQAVYEAGAGHIGGEMSVIDLLTALYFRVLRVWPDQPRHPDRDRFVLSKGHTACALYVTLAKRGFIPEEEISTFLKPHSRLNGHPNCNKVPGVETNTGPLGHGLPVAVGMAKAAKLSGAKYHTYVITGDGEMQEGSNWEAIMAAYQFRLDNLTLIIDHNRFQQGASLSDTNDVAPLRPKLEAFGWEVSEINGNDMHAIVPALEHRSDRPHCIVAHTNKGHGISFMQDRVDWHHKVPSKEQYETALAELSEAL
- a CDS encoding ABC transporter permease yields the protein MVAIDVNEQSRPSGTWVSKLTGATGPLIGLLLLCLFLTFSTDTFLSVRNGLNILDQITVLGIMAVGMTFVILIGGIDLSVGSVLALAMMVMGWTANIAGLPLGLGIVAALIASMISGLIVGIMVTWFRVPAFIATLAMMSAARGVANMITDGQQIVGFPDWFMMLAIDRHFGILTATVFLMLAVVAAAWIFLHFRAEGRMLYAVGGNPEVARLAGINVQLVTILVYVASAALAGLAGIVLAARLDSAQPSSGFGYELDTIAAVVIGGTSLSGGAGGIGGTLIGVLIIGVLRNGLNLLNVSPFLQQVIIGVVIVLAVGAETIRKRRAV
- a CDS encoding sugar ABC transporter substrate-binding protein, with the translated sequence MKFARTLLASAALLGLSLGSVHAAEVKKLGLAVANLQANFFNQIKQSVEDEAKKRGIEVVTVDAKGDGPTQVNQIQDLLTQNIDALIYIPAGAAAATVPVKLAKQAGIPVVNVDRNAEGAPGDTFLATDSVASAKAVCDYILKEAGGKGKMVIIHGQKGTTPELDRSKGCAESLKANPDVKVVAEQYSNNWFQDEGFQIMQNMLQANPDVTIVFAQADALALGAAQAIKVANPSQKIVVGGFDGDTAALEALSKGVFDVTATQQTQKMGREAVANAIKLVAGEKVPPVQLLDATLTTKENVAGFIANHP